One genomic window of Parus major isolate Abel chromosome 11, Parus_major1.1, whole genome shotgun sequence includes the following:
- the CEP89 gene encoding centrosomal protein of 89 kDa isoform X2, with protein sequence MAFLFRRGRRGPFKHIAHGLVPAATIAPKPAVPRTPPPRSPNPSPERPRSALAAAILTTTLTGRTVAIPQPQQRSLSESDATYLEQECFEPYATVTELRIGSNWELDGCDRSPLQSLEISGNYGGDEDMDTDLSGADKEAESSCQSSEKREGSFSTNALYAVPCKSKQEEFPPSPVPNADEKEVSSHETECQVVDKSSVQIEEDQNLGLNLKEEKLIAENPIHEKPPPSPDVSARARQVWENISKEKFRELKQENWSLNKAYQTMVQQFEGTKQHIEEQQLKLKQLEKENRRLKEAAENSHREGEATELLSLRQQAQELVDENDALRAMVHRLNVELSRYQTKFRSLSQEENLKLKSLPMKGPQPPWLEDMKNFKARVEELVKENADLHEQLNNFTTPTEWELLQTQAKLVLEENGLLMEQLKIQQAKAKDSHRQHVQEVSKLTKQIVVLEDKKQSQEEEITEYQKQLKALCSTCEELKAKMDSRITAEEHLALVNDLKSSLQQEQEKKHCEVEAAMGKIASLQTENKKLLVEKNNLMADKKILETEMQVTEKTNRRLKKKIGLLQVQLEEAMEKEVTAHHYLTNLIGLVEKIAKERDHLVFLARCLENENHGVLKKIIEGSLRLGRLEEKVKVYKKKAAGKLGDISLKMTEQEKEFERKTAQYEQEKKHLQRLLQDKQETLNEVLEQNRKTEGELEIMWESTAKENRRMRELLHKSLRKNNMWSAVTVHEPHSQKDLVYDFSYCDVKTSSPTKNEIQQECQ encoded by the exons ATGGCGTTCCTCTTCAGGAGAGGCCGGAGGGGCCCCTTC aaacATATAGCTCATGGCCTGGTCCCTGCTGCTACCATAGCTCCTAAACCTGCAGTTCCCCGCACCCCTCCCCCTCGTAGTCCAAACCCTTCTCCAGAAAGGCCAAG gTCTGCTCTAGCAGCAGCGATCCTTACAACAACACTAACAGGGCGCACTGTTGCTATTCCTCAGCCTCAGCAGCGATCGCTTTCTGAAAGTGATGCTACCTACTTGGAACAAGAATGTTTTGAGCCATATGCAACAGTCACAGAGCTCAGAATAGG ATCTAACTGGGAACTTGATGGTTGTGACAGATCTCCTCTACAGTCCCTGGAAATATCGGGCAATTATGGTGGAGATGAGGACATGGACACAGATCTTTCAGGTGCTGATAAAGAGGCAGAGTCCAGCTGTCAGAGTAgtgagaaaagggaaggaagctTTAGCACCAATGCTCTTTATGCTGTTCCCTGCAAAAGTAAGCAG GAAGAGTTTCCACCATCTCCTGTTCCTAATGCTGATGAGAAAGAGGTTTCTTCCCATGAAACTGAGTGTCAGGTGGTGGATAAGTCAAGTGTGCAAATAGAAG aagaCCAAAATCTGGGCTTGAATTTAAAG gaagaaaaattaatagctGAAAATCCGATACATGAGAAACCTCCACCATCCCCAG ATGTGTCTGCTCGGGCAAGGCAAGTATGGGAAAATATAAGCAAAGAAAAGTTCAGAGAactaaaacaagaaaactgGTCTCTGAACAAGGCATACCAAACTATGGTCCAGCAATTTGAGGGAACAAAACAGCACATAGAAGAACAGCAATTAAAGCTGAAAcaactagaaaaagaaaacagaaggctTAAAGAAGCTGCAGAGAACTCACATAGAGAAG GGGAGGCAACAGAATTACTTTCTCTCAGACAACAAGCACAAGAACTGGTAGATGAAAATGATGCTTTGAGAGCTATGGTCCATCGTTTAAATGTAGAATTAAGTCGCTATCAAACTAAATTCAGGTCATTGTCCCAAGAAGAG AATCTAAAGCTGAAAAGCTTGCCCATGAAAGGACCACAACCACCATGGCTG GAGGatatgaagaattttaaagcaCGAGTTGAAGAGTTGGTGAAGGAGAATGCAGATCTGCATGAGCAATTAAATAACTTCACTACTCCTACAGAGTG GGAGTTGCTGCAAACTCAGGCCAAGCTGGTCTTGGAAGAGAATGGATTGCTGATGGAGCAACTCAAAATTCAACAAGCTAAAGCAAAAGACAGTCACAGACAGCATGTTCAAGAAG TTTCAAAGTTGACCAAACAAATAGTAGTCTTAGAAGATAAGAAACAGAgtcaagaggaagaaataacaGAGTACCAGAAGCAGCTAAAAGCTTTGTGTTCTACTTGTGAAGAGCTGAAAGCCAAAATGGATAGCAGAATAACAGCAGAGGAGCACTTGGCTTTGGTGAATGATTTAAAAAG CTCTTTAcaacaggagcaggagaaaaagcactGTGAGGTGGAAGCTGCAATGGGAAAGATAGCATCACTgcaaactgaaaacaagaaattgctcgtagagaaaaataacttaatgGCTGACAAAAAGATCCTGGAAACTGAGATGCAAGTAACTGAAAAGACAAACAG acgattaaagaagaaaataggtCTTCTGCAAGTACAGCTGGAGGAAGCAATGGAAAAAGAAGTCACAGCCCATCACTATCTAACAAACCTTATTGGGCTGGTGGAGAAGATAGCTAAGGAACGTGATCATCTTGTATTTTTG GCCAGATGTTTGGAAAATGAGAATCATGGTGTTCTCAAGAAAATTATAGAAGGCAGCCTACGCTTAGGAAGATTGGAAGAAAAAGTTAAG gtatataaaaagaaagcagctgggAAGCTTGGAGATATCAGTCTCAAGATGACTGAGCAGGAGAaagaatttgaaaggaaaactgcTCAGTATGAGCAAGAAAAGAAGCACCTGCAGCGTCTGCTGCAAGATAAACAAGAAACCCTCAATGAAGTGCTGGAGCAAAACAG
- the CEP89 gene encoding centrosomal protein of 89 kDa isoform X6 → MAFLFRRGRRGPFKHIAHGLVPAATIAPKPAVPRTPPPRSPNPSPERPRSALAAAILTTTLTGRTVAIPQPQQRSLSESDATYLEQECFEPYATVTELRIGSNWELDGCDRSPLQSLEISGNYGGDEDMDTDLSGADKEAESSCQSSEKREGSFSTNALYAVPCKSKQEEFPPSPVPNADEKEVSSHETECQVVDKSSVQIEEDQNLGLNLKEEKLIAENPIHEKPPPSPDVSARARQVWENISKEKFRELKQENWSLNKAYQTMVQQFEGTKQHIEEQQLKLKQLEKENRRLKEAAENSHREGEATELLSLRQQAQELVDENDALRAMVHRLNVELSRYQTKFRSLSQEENLKLKSLPMKGPQPPWLLDTKYLSPLLLAYEDRIREKEAFILEHEEDMKNFKARVEELVKENADLHEQLNNFTTPTEWELLQTQAKLVLEENGLLMEQLKIQQAKAKDSHRQHVQEVSKLTKQIVVLEDKKQSQEEEITEYQKQLKALCSTCEELKAKMDSRITAEEHLALVNDLKSSLQQEQEKKHCEVEAAMGKIASLQTENKKLLVEKNNLMADKKILETEMQVTEKTNRRLKKKIGLLQVQLEEAMEKEVTAHHYLTNLIGLVEKIAKERDHLVFLTVGISNGIAVSPSVYAFCLP, encoded by the exons ATGGCGTTCCTCTTCAGGAGAGGCCGGAGGGGCCCCTTC aaacATATAGCTCATGGCCTGGTCCCTGCTGCTACCATAGCTCCTAAACCTGCAGTTCCCCGCACCCCTCCCCCTCGTAGTCCAAACCCTTCTCCAGAAAGGCCAAG gTCTGCTCTAGCAGCAGCGATCCTTACAACAACACTAACAGGGCGCACTGTTGCTATTCCTCAGCCTCAGCAGCGATCGCTTTCTGAAAGTGATGCTACCTACTTGGAACAAGAATGTTTTGAGCCATATGCAACAGTCACAGAGCTCAGAATAGG ATCTAACTGGGAACTTGATGGTTGTGACAGATCTCCTCTACAGTCCCTGGAAATATCGGGCAATTATGGTGGAGATGAGGACATGGACACAGATCTTTCAGGTGCTGATAAAGAGGCAGAGTCCAGCTGTCAGAGTAgtgagaaaagggaaggaagctTTAGCACCAATGCTCTTTATGCTGTTCCCTGCAAAAGTAAGCAG GAAGAGTTTCCACCATCTCCTGTTCCTAATGCTGATGAGAAAGAGGTTTCTTCCCATGAAACTGAGTGTCAGGTGGTGGATAAGTCAAGTGTGCAAATAGAAG aagaCCAAAATCTGGGCTTGAATTTAAAG gaagaaaaattaatagctGAAAATCCGATACATGAGAAACCTCCACCATCCCCAG ATGTGTCTGCTCGGGCAAGGCAAGTATGGGAAAATATAAGCAAAGAAAAGTTCAGAGAactaaaacaagaaaactgGTCTCTGAACAAGGCATACCAAACTATGGTCCAGCAATTTGAGGGAACAAAACAGCACATAGAAGAACAGCAATTAAAGCTGAAAcaactagaaaaagaaaacagaaggctTAAAGAAGCTGCAGAGAACTCACATAGAGAAG GGGAGGCAACAGAATTACTTTCTCTCAGACAACAAGCACAAGAACTGGTAGATGAAAATGATGCTTTGAGAGCTATGGTCCATCGTTTAAATGTAGAATTAAGTCGCTATCAAACTAAATTCAGGTCATTGTCCCAAGAAGAG AATCTAAAGCTGAAAAGCTTGCCCATGAAAGGACCACAACCACCATGGCTG ttGGATACGAAGTATTTGTCACCTCTTCTGTTGGCATATGAAGATAGAataagagaaaaggaagctttTATTCTTGAACATGAG GAGGatatgaagaattttaaagcaCGAGTTGAAGAGTTGGTGAAGGAGAATGCAGATCTGCATGAGCAATTAAATAACTTCACTACTCCTACAGAGTG GGAGTTGCTGCAAACTCAGGCCAAGCTGGTCTTGGAAGAGAATGGATTGCTGATGGAGCAACTCAAAATTCAACAAGCTAAAGCAAAAGACAGTCACAGACAGCATGTTCAAGAAG TTTCAAAGTTGACCAAACAAATAGTAGTCTTAGAAGATAAGAAACAGAgtcaagaggaagaaataacaGAGTACCAGAAGCAGCTAAAAGCTTTGTGTTCTACTTGTGAAGAGCTGAAAGCCAAAATGGATAGCAGAATAACAGCAGAGGAGCACTTGGCTTTGGTGAATGATTTAAAAAG CTCTTTAcaacaggagcaggagaaaaagcactGTGAGGTGGAAGCTGCAATGGGAAAGATAGCATCACTgcaaactgaaaacaagaaattgctcgtagagaaaaataacttaatgGCTGACAAAAAGATCCTGGAAACTGAGATGCAAGTAACTGAAAAGACAAACAG acgattaaagaagaaaataggtCTTCTGCAAGTACAGCTGGAGGAAGCAATGGAAAAAGAAGTCACAGCCCATCACTATCTAACAAACCTTATTGGGCTGGTGGAGAAGATAGCTAAGGAACGTGATCATCTTGTATTTTTG ACTGTTGGAATTTCAAATGGAATTGCTGTGTCTCCCTCAGTGTATGCATTTTGTCTGCCCTGA
- the CEP89 gene encoding centrosomal protein of 89 kDa isoform X3 — translation MAFLFRRGRRGPFKHIAHGLVPAATIAPKPAVPRTPPPRSPNPSPERPRSALAAAILTTTLTGRTVAIPQPQQRSLSESDATYLEQECFEPYATVTELRIGSNWELDGCDRSPLQSLEISGNYGGDEDMDTDLSGADKEAESSCQSSEKREGSFSTNALYAVPCKSKQEEFPPSPVPNADEKEVSSHETECQVVDKSSVQIEEDQNLGLNLKEEKLIAENPIHEKPPPSPDVSARARQVWENISKEKFRELKQENWSLNKAYQTMVQQFEGTKQHIEEQQLKLKQLEKENRRLKEAAENSHREGEATELLSLRQQAQELVDENDALRAMVHRLNVELSRYQTKFRSLSQEENLKLKSLPMKGPQPPWLLDTKYLSPLLLAYEDRIREKEAFILEHEEDMKNFKARVEELVKENADLHEQLNNFTTPTEWELLQTQAKLVLEENGLLMEQLKIQQAKAKDSHRQHVQEVSKLTKQIVVLEDKKQSQEEEITEYQKQLKALCSTCEELKAKMDSRITAEEHLALVNDLKSSLQQEQEKKHCEVEAAMGKIASLQTENKKLLVEKNNLMADKKILETEMQVTEKTNRRLKKKIGLLQVQLEEAMEKEVTAHHYLTNLIGLVEKIAKERDHLVFLARCLENENHGVLKKIIEGSLRLGRLEEKVKVYKKKAAGKLGDISLKMTEQEKEFERKTAQYEQEKKHLQRLLQDKQETLNEVLEQNRSEFISQDFCRETEPQGSYSCCALDAECQNNKQHPHV, via the exons ATGGCGTTCCTCTTCAGGAGAGGCCGGAGGGGCCCCTTC aaacATATAGCTCATGGCCTGGTCCCTGCTGCTACCATAGCTCCTAAACCTGCAGTTCCCCGCACCCCTCCCCCTCGTAGTCCAAACCCTTCTCCAGAAAGGCCAAG gTCTGCTCTAGCAGCAGCGATCCTTACAACAACACTAACAGGGCGCACTGTTGCTATTCCTCAGCCTCAGCAGCGATCGCTTTCTGAAAGTGATGCTACCTACTTGGAACAAGAATGTTTTGAGCCATATGCAACAGTCACAGAGCTCAGAATAGG ATCTAACTGGGAACTTGATGGTTGTGACAGATCTCCTCTACAGTCCCTGGAAATATCGGGCAATTATGGTGGAGATGAGGACATGGACACAGATCTTTCAGGTGCTGATAAAGAGGCAGAGTCCAGCTGTCAGAGTAgtgagaaaagggaaggaagctTTAGCACCAATGCTCTTTATGCTGTTCCCTGCAAAAGTAAGCAG GAAGAGTTTCCACCATCTCCTGTTCCTAATGCTGATGAGAAAGAGGTTTCTTCCCATGAAACTGAGTGTCAGGTGGTGGATAAGTCAAGTGTGCAAATAGAAG aagaCCAAAATCTGGGCTTGAATTTAAAG gaagaaaaattaatagctGAAAATCCGATACATGAGAAACCTCCACCATCCCCAG ATGTGTCTGCTCGGGCAAGGCAAGTATGGGAAAATATAAGCAAAGAAAAGTTCAGAGAactaaaacaagaaaactgGTCTCTGAACAAGGCATACCAAACTATGGTCCAGCAATTTGAGGGAACAAAACAGCACATAGAAGAACAGCAATTAAAGCTGAAAcaactagaaaaagaaaacagaaggctTAAAGAAGCTGCAGAGAACTCACATAGAGAAG GGGAGGCAACAGAATTACTTTCTCTCAGACAACAAGCACAAGAACTGGTAGATGAAAATGATGCTTTGAGAGCTATGGTCCATCGTTTAAATGTAGAATTAAGTCGCTATCAAACTAAATTCAGGTCATTGTCCCAAGAAGAG AATCTAAAGCTGAAAAGCTTGCCCATGAAAGGACCACAACCACCATGGCTG ttGGATACGAAGTATTTGTCACCTCTTCTGTTGGCATATGAAGATAGAataagagaaaaggaagctttTATTCTTGAACATGAG GAGGatatgaagaattttaaagcaCGAGTTGAAGAGTTGGTGAAGGAGAATGCAGATCTGCATGAGCAATTAAATAACTTCACTACTCCTACAGAGTG GGAGTTGCTGCAAACTCAGGCCAAGCTGGTCTTGGAAGAGAATGGATTGCTGATGGAGCAACTCAAAATTCAACAAGCTAAAGCAAAAGACAGTCACAGACAGCATGTTCAAGAAG TTTCAAAGTTGACCAAACAAATAGTAGTCTTAGAAGATAAGAAACAGAgtcaagaggaagaaataacaGAGTACCAGAAGCAGCTAAAAGCTTTGTGTTCTACTTGTGAAGAGCTGAAAGCCAAAATGGATAGCAGAATAACAGCAGAGGAGCACTTGGCTTTGGTGAATGATTTAAAAAG CTCTTTAcaacaggagcaggagaaaaagcactGTGAGGTGGAAGCTGCAATGGGAAAGATAGCATCACTgcaaactgaaaacaagaaattgctcgtagagaaaaataacttaatgGCTGACAAAAAGATCCTGGAAACTGAGATGCAAGTAACTGAAAAGACAAACAG acgattaaagaagaaaataggtCTTCTGCAAGTACAGCTGGAGGAAGCAATGGAAAAAGAAGTCACAGCCCATCACTATCTAACAAACCTTATTGGGCTGGTGGAGAAGATAGCTAAGGAACGTGATCATCTTGTATTTTTG GCCAGATGTTTGGAAAATGAGAATCATGGTGTTCTCAAGAAAATTATAGAAGGCAGCCTACGCTTAGGAAGATTGGAAGAAAAAGTTAAG gtatataaaaagaaagcagctgggAAGCTTGGAGATATCAGTCTCAAGATGACTGAGCAGGAGAaagaatttgaaaggaaaactgcTCAGTATGAGCAAGAAAAGAAGCACCTGCAGCGTCTGCTGCAAGATAAACAAGAAACCCTCAATGAAGTGCTGGAGCAAAACAG GTCAGAGTTTATTTCGCAAGacttctgcagagaaacagaaccTCAAGGTAGttacagctgctgtgctttggatgCAGAAT GTCAGAACAACAAACAACATCCCCATGTGTAG
- the CEP89 gene encoding centrosomal protein of 89 kDa isoform X4, with protein sequence MAFLFRRGRRGPFKHIAHGLVPAATIAPKPAVPRTPPPRSPNPSPERPRSALAAAILTTTLTGRTVAIPQPQQRSLSESDATYLEQECFEPYATVTELRIGSNWELDGCDRSPLQSLEISGNYGGDEDMDTDLSGADKEAESSCQSSEKREGSFSTNALYAVPCKSKQEEFPPSPVPNADEKEVSSHETECQVVDKSSVQIEEDQNLGLNLKEEKLIAENPIHEKPPPSPDVSARARQVWENISKEKFRELKQENWSLNKAYQTMVQQFEGTKQHIEEQQLKLKQLEKENRRLKEAAENSHREGEATELLSLRQQAQELVDENDALRAMVHRLNVELSRYQTKFRSLSQEENLKLKSLPMKGPQPPWLLDTKYLSPLLLAYEDRIREKEAFILEHEEDMKNFKARVEELVKENADLHEQLNNFTTPTEWELLQTQAKLVLEENGLLMEQLKIQQAKAKDSHRQHVQEVSKLTKQIVVLEDKKQSQEEEITEYQKQLKALCSTCEELKAKMDSRITAEEHLALVNDLKSSLQQEQEKKHCEVEAAMGKIASLQTENKKLLVEKNNLMADKKILETEMQVTEKTNRRLKKKIGLLQVQLEEAMEKEVTAHHYLTNLIGLVEKIAKERDHLVFLARCLENENHGVLKKIIEGSLRLGRLEEKVKVYKKKAAGKLGDISLKMTEQEKEFERKTAQYEQEKKHLQRLLQDKQETLNEVLEQNRSEFISQDFCRETEPQGSYSCCALDAE encoded by the exons ATGGCGTTCCTCTTCAGGAGAGGCCGGAGGGGCCCCTTC aaacATATAGCTCATGGCCTGGTCCCTGCTGCTACCATAGCTCCTAAACCTGCAGTTCCCCGCACCCCTCCCCCTCGTAGTCCAAACCCTTCTCCAGAAAGGCCAAG gTCTGCTCTAGCAGCAGCGATCCTTACAACAACACTAACAGGGCGCACTGTTGCTATTCCTCAGCCTCAGCAGCGATCGCTTTCTGAAAGTGATGCTACCTACTTGGAACAAGAATGTTTTGAGCCATATGCAACAGTCACAGAGCTCAGAATAGG ATCTAACTGGGAACTTGATGGTTGTGACAGATCTCCTCTACAGTCCCTGGAAATATCGGGCAATTATGGTGGAGATGAGGACATGGACACAGATCTTTCAGGTGCTGATAAAGAGGCAGAGTCCAGCTGTCAGAGTAgtgagaaaagggaaggaagctTTAGCACCAATGCTCTTTATGCTGTTCCCTGCAAAAGTAAGCAG GAAGAGTTTCCACCATCTCCTGTTCCTAATGCTGATGAGAAAGAGGTTTCTTCCCATGAAACTGAGTGTCAGGTGGTGGATAAGTCAAGTGTGCAAATAGAAG aagaCCAAAATCTGGGCTTGAATTTAAAG gaagaaaaattaatagctGAAAATCCGATACATGAGAAACCTCCACCATCCCCAG ATGTGTCTGCTCGGGCAAGGCAAGTATGGGAAAATATAAGCAAAGAAAAGTTCAGAGAactaaaacaagaaaactgGTCTCTGAACAAGGCATACCAAACTATGGTCCAGCAATTTGAGGGAACAAAACAGCACATAGAAGAACAGCAATTAAAGCTGAAAcaactagaaaaagaaaacagaaggctTAAAGAAGCTGCAGAGAACTCACATAGAGAAG GGGAGGCAACAGAATTACTTTCTCTCAGACAACAAGCACAAGAACTGGTAGATGAAAATGATGCTTTGAGAGCTATGGTCCATCGTTTAAATGTAGAATTAAGTCGCTATCAAACTAAATTCAGGTCATTGTCCCAAGAAGAG AATCTAAAGCTGAAAAGCTTGCCCATGAAAGGACCACAACCACCATGGCTG ttGGATACGAAGTATTTGTCACCTCTTCTGTTGGCATATGAAGATAGAataagagaaaaggaagctttTATTCTTGAACATGAG GAGGatatgaagaattttaaagcaCGAGTTGAAGAGTTGGTGAAGGAGAATGCAGATCTGCATGAGCAATTAAATAACTTCACTACTCCTACAGAGTG GGAGTTGCTGCAAACTCAGGCCAAGCTGGTCTTGGAAGAGAATGGATTGCTGATGGAGCAACTCAAAATTCAACAAGCTAAAGCAAAAGACAGTCACAGACAGCATGTTCAAGAAG TTTCAAAGTTGACCAAACAAATAGTAGTCTTAGAAGATAAGAAACAGAgtcaagaggaagaaataacaGAGTACCAGAAGCAGCTAAAAGCTTTGTGTTCTACTTGTGAAGAGCTGAAAGCCAAAATGGATAGCAGAATAACAGCAGAGGAGCACTTGGCTTTGGTGAATGATTTAAAAAG CTCTTTAcaacaggagcaggagaaaaagcactGTGAGGTGGAAGCTGCAATGGGAAAGATAGCATCACTgcaaactgaaaacaagaaattgctcgtagagaaaaataacttaatgGCTGACAAAAAGATCCTGGAAACTGAGATGCAAGTAACTGAAAAGACAAACAG acgattaaagaagaaaataggtCTTCTGCAAGTACAGCTGGAGGAAGCAATGGAAAAAGAAGTCACAGCCCATCACTATCTAACAAACCTTATTGGGCTGGTGGAGAAGATAGCTAAGGAACGTGATCATCTTGTATTTTTG GCCAGATGTTTGGAAAATGAGAATCATGGTGTTCTCAAGAAAATTATAGAAGGCAGCCTACGCTTAGGAAGATTGGAAGAAAAAGTTAAG gtatataaaaagaaagcagctgggAAGCTTGGAGATATCAGTCTCAAGATGACTGAGCAGGAGAaagaatttgaaaggaaaactgcTCAGTATGAGCAAGAAAAGAAGCACCTGCAGCGTCTGCTGCAAGATAAACAAGAAACCCTCAATGAAGTGCTGGAGCAAAACAG GTCAGAGTTTATTTCGCAAGacttctgcagagaaacagaaccTCAAGGTAGttacagctgctgtgctttggatgCAGAAT
- the CEP89 gene encoding centrosomal protein of 89 kDa isoform X1: MAFLFRRGRRGPFKHIAHGLVPAATIAPKPAVPRTPPPRSPNPSPERPRSALAAAILTTTLTGRTVAIPQPQQRSLSESDATYLEQECFEPYATVTELRIGSNWELDGCDRSPLQSLEISGNYGGDEDMDTDLSGADKEAESSCQSSEKREGSFSTNALYAVPCKSKQEEFPPSPVPNADEKEVSSHETECQVVDKSSVQIEEDQNLGLNLKEEKLIAENPIHEKPPPSPDVSARARQVWENISKEKFRELKQENWSLNKAYQTMVQQFEGTKQHIEEQQLKLKQLEKENRRLKEAAENSHREGEATELLSLRQQAQELVDENDALRAMVHRLNVELSRYQTKFRSLSQEENLKLKSLPMKGPQPPWLLDTKYLSPLLLAYEDRIREKEAFILEHEEDMKNFKARVEELVKENADLHEQLNNFTTPTEWELLQTQAKLVLEENGLLMEQLKIQQAKAKDSHRQHVQEVSKLTKQIVVLEDKKQSQEEEITEYQKQLKALCSTCEELKAKMDSRITAEEHLALVNDLKSSLQQEQEKKHCEVEAAMGKIASLQTENKKLLVEKNNLMADKKILETEMQVTEKTNRRLKKKIGLLQVQLEEAMEKEVTAHHYLTNLIGLVEKIAKERDHLVFLARCLENENHGVLKKIIEGSLRLGRLEEKVKVYKKKAAGKLGDISLKMTEQEKEFERKTAQYEQEKKHLQRLLQDKQETLNEVLEQNRKTEGELEIMWESTAKENRRMRELLHKSLRKNNMWSAVTVHEPHSQKDLVYDFSYCDVKTSSPTKNEIQQECQ; this comes from the exons ATGGCGTTCCTCTTCAGGAGAGGCCGGAGGGGCCCCTTC aaacATATAGCTCATGGCCTGGTCCCTGCTGCTACCATAGCTCCTAAACCTGCAGTTCCCCGCACCCCTCCCCCTCGTAGTCCAAACCCTTCTCCAGAAAGGCCAAG gTCTGCTCTAGCAGCAGCGATCCTTACAACAACACTAACAGGGCGCACTGTTGCTATTCCTCAGCCTCAGCAGCGATCGCTTTCTGAAAGTGATGCTACCTACTTGGAACAAGAATGTTTTGAGCCATATGCAACAGTCACAGAGCTCAGAATAGG ATCTAACTGGGAACTTGATGGTTGTGACAGATCTCCTCTACAGTCCCTGGAAATATCGGGCAATTATGGTGGAGATGAGGACATGGACACAGATCTTTCAGGTGCTGATAAAGAGGCAGAGTCCAGCTGTCAGAGTAgtgagaaaagggaaggaagctTTAGCACCAATGCTCTTTATGCTGTTCCCTGCAAAAGTAAGCAG GAAGAGTTTCCACCATCTCCTGTTCCTAATGCTGATGAGAAAGAGGTTTCTTCCCATGAAACTGAGTGTCAGGTGGTGGATAAGTCAAGTGTGCAAATAGAAG aagaCCAAAATCTGGGCTTGAATTTAAAG gaagaaaaattaatagctGAAAATCCGATACATGAGAAACCTCCACCATCCCCAG ATGTGTCTGCTCGGGCAAGGCAAGTATGGGAAAATATAAGCAAAGAAAAGTTCAGAGAactaaaacaagaaaactgGTCTCTGAACAAGGCATACCAAACTATGGTCCAGCAATTTGAGGGAACAAAACAGCACATAGAAGAACAGCAATTAAAGCTGAAAcaactagaaaaagaaaacagaaggctTAAAGAAGCTGCAGAGAACTCACATAGAGAAG GGGAGGCAACAGAATTACTTTCTCTCAGACAACAAGCACAAGAACTGGTAGATGAAAATGATGCTTTGAGAGCTATGGTCCATCGTTTAAATGTAGAATTAAGTCGCTATCAAACTAAATTCAGGTCATTGTCCCAAGAAGAG AATCTAAAGCTGAAAAGCTTGCCCATGAAAGGACCACAACCACCATGGCTG ttGGATACGAAGTATTTGTCACCTCTTCTGTTGGCATATGAAGATAGAataagagaaaaggaagctttTATTCTTGAACATGAG GAGGatatgaagaattttaaagcaCGAGTTGAAGAGTTGGTGAAGGAGAATGCAGATCTGCATGAGCAATTAAATAACTTCACTACTCCTACAGAGTG GGAGTTGCTGCAAACTCAGGCCAAGCTGGTCTTGGAAGAGAATGGATTGCTGATGGAGCAACTCAAAATTCAACAAGCTAAAGCAAAAGACAGTCACAGACAGCATGTTCAAGAAG TTTCAAAGTTGACCAAACAAATAGTAGTCTTAGAAGATAAGAAACAGAgtcaagaggaagaaataacaGAGTACCAGAAGCAGCTAAAAGCTTTGTGTTCTACTTGTGAAGAGCTGAAAGCCAAAATGGATAGCAGAATAACAGCAGAGGAGCACTTGGCTTTGGTGAATGATTTAAAAAG CTCTTTAcaacaggagcaggagaaaaagcactGTGAGGTGGAAGCTGCAATGGGAAAGATAGCATCACTgcaaactgaaaacaagaaattgctcgtagagaaaaataacttaatgGCTGACAAAAAGATCCTGGAAACTGAGATGCAAGTAACTGAAAAGACAAACAG acgattaaagaagaaaataggtCTTCTGCAAGTACAGCTGGAGGAAGCAATGGAAAAAGAAGTCACAGCCCATCACTATCTAACAAACCTTATTGGGCTGGTGGAGAAGATAGCTAAGGAACGTGATCATCTTGTATTTTTG GCCAGATGTTTGGAAAATGAGAATCATGGTGTTCTCAAGAAAATTATAGAAGGCAGCCTACGCTTAGGAAGATTGGAAGAAAAAGTTAAG gtatataaaaagaaagcagctgggAAGCTTGGAGATATCAGTCTCAAGATGACTGAGCAGGAGAaagaatttgaaaggaaaactgcTCAGTATGAGCAAGAAAAGAAGCACCTGCAGCGTCTGCTGCAAGATAAACAAGAAACCCTCAATGAAGTGCTGGAGCAAAACAG